The Microbacterium sp. Nx66 genome contains a region encoding:
- a CDS encoding TetR/AcrR family transcriptional regulator — MPKIIDHDQRRRDIVEVAKSIILKGGFEAATMRSIAAEAGFANGALKHYFPGKESIVAATFETILQQMSEGVEAAGQEPVAADDALRGFLQATVPRDPEQIAAGRVLLALWEYAMANESLAELYRGHLGSWRSSLIARMEAARDEGSIRDQDYGPLADEYISAAVGATVINLMYPDGDRIADYENYIDRFLARLR; from the coding sequence ATGCCGAAGATCATCGACCACGACCAGCGGCGACGGGACATCGTCGAGGTGGCCAAGAGCATCATCCTGAAGGGTGGGTTCGAGGCGGCGACCATGCGCAGCATCGCCGCGGAGGCGGGCTTCGCGAACGGCGCGCTGAAGCACTACTTCCCCGGGAAGGAGAGCATCGTCGCGGCGACGTTCGAGACGATCCTGCAGCAGATGTCCGAGGGCGTGGAGGCCGCGGGGCAGGAACCGGTGGCGGCGGACGACGCGCTGCGGGGCTTCCTGCAGGCCACCGTGCCGCGCGACCCGGAGCAGATCGCCGCGGGCCGGGTGCTCCTGGCGCTCTGGGAGTACGCGATGGCGAACGAGTCGCTGGCCGAGCTCTACCGCGGACACCTGGGTTCGTGGCGATCCTCGCTCATCGCGCGCATGGAGGCGGCCCGCGACGAGGGATCGATCCGCGATCAGGACTACGGCCCGCTCGCCGACGAGTACATCTCCGCGGCGGTCGGGGCGACGGTCATCAACCTCATGTACCCGGACGGCGACCGCATCGCCGACTACGAGAACTACATCGACCGGTTCCTCGCGCGGCTGCGCTGA
- a CDS encoding ATP-binding cassette domain-containing protein: MNAAPVNPLLQVDDLVVEYGRGRHAFRALHGVSLDIASGECLGLVGESGSGKSTLGKAILGLAPVTAGRIRFDGRDIGGLGGKARRALADDVQVVFQDPYGSLNPALTIGDILAEPLLTTGIGAKAADTRVRDMLDRVRLPSTSMDRYPSEFSGGQRQRIAIARALVRGPRLIVCDEPVSALDLTTQATILDLFIELQRDTGVAYLFVSHDLGVVRRVCHRVAVMYRGEIVEIGDGEQVTRTPRHPYAERLRLASPVADPVAQRERRAQWLALREVPDAAVR; this comes from the coding sequence ATGAACGCCGCTCCGGTGAACCCCCTGCTGCAGGTCGACGACCTCGTGGTCGAGTACGGCCGCGGAAGACACGCCTTCCGCGCGCTGCACGGCGTCTCCCTCGACATCGCCTCCGGTGAATGCCTGGGCCTCGTCGGGGAGTCCGGATCCGGGAAGTCGACCCTCGGCAAGGCCATCCTCGGCCTCGCCCCGGTGACCGCGGGCCGCATCCGCTTCGACGGCCGGGACATCGGCGGCCTCGGCGGCAAGGCACGACGGGCACTCGCCGACGATGTGCAGGTCGTGTTCCAGGACCCGTACGGCTCCCTCAACCCGGCACTGACCATCGGCGACATCCTCGCCGAGCCGCTGCTGACGACGGGCATCGGAGCGAAGGCGGCCGACACGCGCGTGCGCGACATGCTCGACCGCGTGCGCCTGCCCTCCACGAGCATGGACCGGTATCCGAGCGAGTTCTCCGGCGGGCAGCGGCAGCGCATCGCGATCGCCCGCGCCCTGGTCCGCGGACCCCGGCTGATCGTGTGCGACGAGCCGGTCAGCGCGCTCGACCTCACCACGCAGGCGACCATCCTCGACCTCTTCATCGAGTTGCAGCGCGACACCGGCGTGGCCTACCTGTTCGTCTCGCACGACCTCGGCGTCGTCCGGCGGGTCTGTCACCGGGTCGCCGTGATGTACCGGGGCGAGATCGTGGAGATCGGCGACGGCGAGCAGGTCACCCGCACGCCGCGTCACCCGTACGCCGAGCGCCTGCGGCTGGCCTCGCCCGTCGCGGACCCGGTGGCGCAGCGGGAACGCCGGGCGCAATGGCTCGCTCTGCGGGAGGTGCCCGATGCGGCGGTACGGTAG